One segment of Shewanella piezotolerans WP3 DNA contains the following:
- a CDS encoding aldehyde dehydrogenase, whose amino-acid sequence MSTPENRSQWQALADSIAINGSAFIAGEYVESQSKATFDCISPIDGKVLAKVASCDEADANIAVSNARATFESGVWANLPPVKRKQVMIRFADLLEEHVDELALLETLDMGKPIQYSRAVDVAGAARSIRWSGEAIDKIYDEIAPTAHNEIGMITREPVGVVAAIVPWNFPLLMACWKLGPALATGNSVVLKPSEKSPLTAIRMAELAIEAGIPKGVLNVLPGFGHTVGRALALHMDVDTLVFTGSTKIAKQLMVYAGESNMKRVWLEAGGKSPNIVFNDAPDLKKAAQAAACAIAFNQGEVCTAGSRLLVEAGVKDELIGLIAEELQAWQPGHPLDPNTTSGAVVDKQQLDNVLGYIQSGKDEGAALNFGGRQVMQDSGGVYVEPTIFSGVDNKMTIAREEIFGPVLSVITFDGMQQAIEIANDSIYGLAAGVWTADISKAHKTAKALRSGMVWINHYDGGDMTAPFGGYKQSGNGRDKSLHAFDKYTEIKATWIALD is encoded by the coding sequence ATGAGCACACCCGAAAACCGCAGCCAGTGGCAAGCACTCGCAGATTCAATCGCTATTAATGGTTCAGCGTTCATCGCTGGCGAATATGTTGAGTCACAATCGAAAGCGACCTTTGACTGCATCAGTCCTATAGATGGCAAAGTGTTGGCAAAAGTGGCGAGCTGTGATGAGGCTGATGCTAATATTGCCGTTAGCAATGCCAGAGCAACATTTGAAAGTGGTGTGTGGGCAAACCTGCCGCCTGTTAAACGTAAACAGGTGATGATCCGTTTTGCCGATCTGCTCGAAGAGCATGTTGATGAGTTGGCGCTGCTAGAAACGCTTGATATGGGCAAACCTATTCAATATTCCCGTGCAGTGGATGTTGCTGGCGCTGCGCGCTCTATTCGTTGGTCAGGTGAGGCAATAGACAAGATTTATGATGAGATAGCGCCTACTGCCCATAACGAGATCGGTATGATCACTCGTGAGCCAGTCGGTGTTGTTGCTGCCATTGTGCCCTGGAACTTCCCGCTATTAATGGCATGCTGGAAATTGGGGCCTGCATTGGCAACGGGCAACAGTGTGGTATTAAAGCCCTCTGAAAAATCACCTCTAACCGCTATTCGTATGGCAGAGCTTGCCATTGAAGCGGGGATCCCTAAAGGCGTGCTAAACGTACTGCCGGGTTTTGGTCATACCGTTGGTAGAGCCTTAGCGCTGCATATGGACGTTGATACCTTAGTCTTTACCGGTTCGACCAAGATAGCCAAACAGCTGATGGTTTACGCGGGTGAGTCAAACATGAAACGTGTTTGGTTAGAGGCGGGTGGTAAGAGCCCGAATATCGTATTTAATGATGCCCCCGATCTTAAAAAAGCCGCTCAAGCTGCGGCGTGCGCCATTGCGTTCAACCAAGGCGAAGTGTGTACTGCAGGTTCACGTCTATTAGTTGAAGCCGGCGTTAAAGATGAGCTTATCGGCCTCATTGCTGAAGAGTTACAAGCTTGGCAGCCGGGTCATCCACTGGATCCAAATACCACATCGGGCGCGGTGGTTGATAAACAGCAGCTCGACAATGTATTAGGCTACATTCAATCGGGTAAAGATGAAGGGGCTGCGCTCAACTTTGGTGGCCGCCAAGTGATGCAAGACAGCGGCGGCGTCTATGTTGAGCCGACTATTTTCTCCGGTGTTGATAACAAGATGACTATCGCTAGAGAGGAGATCTTTGGCCCAGTGTTATCGGTGATCACCTTTGATGGCATGCAGCAAGCGATTGAGATAGCAAACGACAGCATCTATGGCTTAGCCGCTGGCGTGTGGACCGCTGATATTAGCAAAGCCCACAAAACGGCTAAAGCACTGCGCAGCGGTATGGTATGGATAAATCATTATGATGGCGGTGATATGACCGCACCGTTCGGCGGTTATAAGCAGTCGGGTAACGGCCGCGATAAATCACTGCATGCGTTTGATAAATACACCGAGATAAAAGCGACTTGGATCGCGCTGGATTGA
- a CDS encoding aspartate aminotransferase family protein — MADSKTHHHSETPSLSNYWMPFTANRQFKSNPRMLAHAEGMYYKDTAGRPILDGTAGLWCCNAGHGRKEISEAVSKQIHEMDYAPSFQMGHPLAFELAERLAQISPEGLNKAFFTNSGSESVDSALKIALTYHRANGEATRTRFIGRELGYHGVGFGGISVGGIGNNRKTFNQQLLQGVDHLPHTLDMQENAFCRGMPKTGAEKAEVLEQLVALHGAENIAAVIVEPMSGSAGVILPPEGYLQKLRDITKKYGILLIFDEVITGFGRVGDAFASQRWGVTPDMITTAKALNNGAIPMGAVLIDDAIYDTCMQGPENAIELFHGYTYSGHPVAAAAAIATLNIYENEKLFERSRELEGYFEDAVHSLKGLPNVIDIRNTGLVGGIQFAPSDKGVGKRGFGIFEHCFANGTLVRATGDIIAISPPLIIDKQQVDTIINTLSDAISAVG; from the coding sequence ATGGCAGATTCAAAGACGCACCACCACAGCGAAACACCGTCTTTATCAAATTACTGGATGCCGTTTACGGCCAATAGACAATTTAAGTCTAACCCCAGAATGCTGGCTCATGCCGAGGGCATGTATTACAAAGACACTGCTGGTCGCCCCATATTAGATGGTACTGCAGGACTTTGGTGCTGCAATGCTGGTCATGGACGAAAAGAGATCTCTGAAGCCGTTAGCAAGCAGATCCACGAGATGGACTATGCGCCCTCTTTCCAAATGGGTCACCCGCTTGCTTTTGAACTGGCTGAACGTTTAGCGCAGATAAGTCCAGAAGGACTGAATAAGGCCTTCTTTACCAATTCAGGTTCTGAGTCTGTTGATAGCGCCCTTAAAATTGCCCTGACTTATCATCGCGCCAATGGTGAAGCGACTCGTACACGCTTTATTGGCCGTGAGCTTGGCTATCACGGCGTCGGCTTTGGCGGTATTTCAGTCGGGGGTATTGGTAACAACCGCAAGACCTTTAATCAGCAGCTACTACAAGGTGTTGACCATCTACCCCATACACTTGATATGCAAGAAAATGCCTTTTGCCGTGGCATGCCAAAGACTGGTGCAGAAAAAGCAGAAGTGCTTGAGCAGTTAGTCGCCCTGCACGGTGCCGAGAATATCGCGGCGGTGATTGTTGAGCCGATGTCAGGTTCTGCTGGCGTTATCTTGCCACCAGAAGGCTATTTGCAAAAATTACGTGATATCACTAAAAAGTACGGCATTTTATTGATTTTTGACGAAGTAATTACCGGCTTTGGCCGTGTTGGTGATGCCTTTGCAAGTCAGCGCTGGGGAGTCACTCCAGATATGATCACCACAGCCAAAGCACTTAACAATGGTGCCATTCCTATGGGCGCGGTGTTGATAGATGACGCCATCTACGACACTTGCATGCAAGGACCAGAAAACGCCATCGAGCTGTTTCATGGTTACACCTACTCAGGCCACCCAGTGGCAGCTGCGGCCGCTATCGCCACCCTAAATATCTATGAAAACGAAAAGCTATTTGAACGCAGCCGCGAACTTGAAGGCTATTTTGAGGATGCTGTACACAGCTTAAAAGGCTTGCCCAATGTCATCGATATCCGCAACACCGGCTTGGTCGGCGGTATTCAGTTTGCCCCAAGTGATAAAGGAGTCGGCAAGCGTGGCTTTGGTATCTTTGAGCACTGCTTTGCTAATGGCACCTTAGTGCGGGCAACTGGCGATATTATTGCTATATCACCGCCGTTGATCATCGATAAACAACAGGTCGATACCATCATTAATACCTTATCGGATGCGATTAGCGCTGTCGGTTAA
- a CDS encoding CoA-acylating methylmalonate-semialdehyde dehydrogenase codes for MHTINHYINGGHTAPSQRTQAFYEPATGEQRGSVSLASAADVAGAIEIAKKAHESWSKVTPLNRSRVLFKFKALVEANMDEMAELITREHGKVLDDAKGEIIRGLEVVEFACGIPHLLKGEHTEQVGGGVDAWTLNQSLGVVAGIAPFNFPVMVPMWMFPIAIACGNSFIMKPSEKDPSSVMRMAELLTEAGLPDGVFNVVNGDKEAVDTLLTHKDVHAVSFVGSTPIAEYIYATASAHGKRVQALGGAKNHMVLMPDADLDQAVGALMGAAYGSAGERCMAISVVLAVGDSGDALVEKLLPQIKALKVGNGVTPEMDMGPLISTQHLEKVTSYVETGLNEGAKLLADGRALTVADHEQGYFLGGCLFDHVTPEMTIYKEEIFGPVLAIVRVKDYAEALQLINDHEFGNGTAIFTQSGEAARHFCHHVQVGMVGVNVPIPVPMAFHSFGGWKRSLFGPLHMHGPDGVRFYTKRKAITARWPQPSKQAKAEFVMPTMK; via the coding sequence ATGCACACGATTAACCATTACATAAATGGCGGCCACACTGCGCCTAGCCAACGTACACAAGCTTTTTATGAGCCAGCAACGGGAGAGCAGCGCGGCAGTGTCTCCTTAGCCAGCGCAGCAGATGTTGCTGGTGCCATTGAAATAGCAAAAAAGGCTCATGAGTCTTGGTCTAAAGTCACTCCACTAAACCGTTCTCGAGTGCTATTCAAGTTCAAAGCGCTGGTCGAAGCTAATATGGATGAGATGGCAGAGCTGATCACTCGCGAGCACGGCAAGGTACTCGACGATGCTAAAGGTGAGATCATTCGTGGGCTAGAAGTGGTTGAGTTTGCCTGTGGTATTCCGCACCTATTGAAAGGTGAGCATACAGAACAAGTCGGCGGCGGCGTCGATGCGTGGACCTTAAACCAGTCTTTAGGCGTTGTGGCGGGTATTGCACCGTTCAATTTCCCGGTGATGGTACCCATGTGGATGTTCCCTATTGCCATTGCCTGCGGTAATAGCTTTATCATGAAGCCGTCAGAGAAAGACCCAAGCTCAGTGATGCGTATGGCTGAACTACTTACCGAAGCTGGGTTACCTGATGGTGTATTCAACGTCGTTAATGGCGACAAAGAGGCGGTAGATACCCTGCTCACTCATAAAGATGTGCATGCGGTTAGCTTTGTTGGTTCAACCCCTATTGCAGAATATATTTATGCTACCGCTTCAGCACACGGTAAACGTGTTCAAGCCTTAGGCGGTGCTAAAAACCACATGGTATTAATGCCAGATGCAGATCTAGACCAAGCCGTTGGCGCCCTTATGGGCGCAGCCTACGGTAGTGCGGGCGAGCGCTGCATGGCGATATCTGTCGTGCTAGCGGTTGGAGATTCTGGCGATGCACTCGTTGAAAAGCTACTGCCGCAAATCAAAGCACTAAAAGTCGGGAACGGCGTGACGCCAGAGATGGATATGGGGCCACTAATCTCGACGCAACACCTAGAGAAAGTGACCAGCTATGTTGAAACGGGCCTCAATGAAGGCGCCAAGTTACTGGCCGATGGCAGAGCGCTAACCGTTGCTGACCATGAACAAGGTTATTTCTTAGGTGGCTGTTTGTTTGATCATGTCACCCCTGAGATGACCATCTATAAAGAGGAGATCTTCGGCCCAGTACTCGCCATTGTGCGAGTAAAAGACTACGCCGAAGCGTTGCAACTCATCAATGACCATGAGTTTGGTAACGGCACCGCAATCTTTACCCAAAGCGGTGAAGCGGCGCGTCATTTCTGTCATCACGTGCAAGTGGGCATGGTTGGGGTGAACGTACCGATCCCAGTGCCAATGGCTTTCCATAGTTTTGGTGGCTGGAAGCGTTCACTGTTTGGTCCTCTGCATATGCATGGTCCAGATGGAGTGCGTTTTTACACCAAACGTAAAGCAATTACCGCTCGCTGGCCGCAGCCAAGTAAGCAAGCAAAGGCTGAGTTTGTAATGCCAACAATGAAGTAA
- a CDS encoding cupin domain-containing protein, with amino-acid sequence MSIGIDSIIDFSAINTAVERYKLAAEKRLQGDPQQQLQNHYSSDCEQFHAGVWQGDIGRWKVSYSEHEYCEILSGASVITDSIGNQTTVKAGDRFVIPAGFKGSWEVLEDCRKVYVIFESNAQ; translated from the coding sequence ATGAGCATAGGCATTGATTCAATTATTGATTTTTCGGCCATCAATACCGCCGTTGAGCGTTACAAGCTAGCTGCAGAAAAACGGCTTCAGGGTGACCCTCAGCAGCAGCTGCAAAACCATTACTCAAGTGATTGTGAGCAGTTTCATGCTGGCGTTTGGCAAGGTGATATTGGCCGCTGGAAAGTCTCTTATAGCGAACATGAATACTGTGAAATTCTATCAGGGGCGAGCGTGATCACCGACAGCATTGGCAATCAAACCACCGTAAAAGCTGGCGATAGATTTGTGATCCCAGCGGGATTTAAGGGCAGCTGGGAGGTACTTGAAGATTGCCGAAAAGTGTACGTGATTTTCGAGTCAAACGCCCAATAA
- a CDS encoding TorF family putative porin, translating into MYKKLNKKRIAQVVGLTLSTALIAPLAQAEFSGEIGVTNDYRFRGVSQTAGDFAVQGSVDYSMENGIFLGVWASNVDDASYDADVEVDIYAGYAGAFGADEEWEYDVTLTYYTYPGQDESSQYLEASVGLYYGDFHLAQWYTNDYSNADVALNYTELNYSYEIFENWSIDAHVGYSYGDGADYDWGEDYADYSIGVSTELGGVALSLAWLDTNLSSDNIIDSSEPWRNDGTVLASASYAF; encoded by the coding sequence GTGTATAAAAAATTAAATAAAAAACGGATTGCCCAAGTTGTCGGTCTAACCTTATCAACAGCGCTAATTGCACCACTTGCTCAAGCAGAGTTCTCAGGTGAGATAGGGGTGACCAATGATTACCGCTTCCGCGGCGTATCTCAGACAGCTGGTGACTTTGCCGTTCAAGGCAGCGTAGATTACAGCATGGAAAATGGTATTTTCCTTGGTGTGTGGGCAAGTAATGTTGATGATGCTAGCTATGATGCCGATGTAGAAGTTGATATTTATGCCGGATATGCCGGGGCTTTCGGTGCTGATGAAGAGTGGGAATATGACGTTACATTGACCTACTATACCTACCCTGGACAAGATGAAAGTTCACAGTATTTAGAAGCTTCTGTCGGCTTATACTATGGCGATTTTCATCTTGCTCAGTGGTATACCAATGATTATTCAAATGCCGATGTAGCGCTAAACTATACCGAGCTTAACTACTCCTATGAGATTTTTGAAAACTGGAGTATTGATGCTCACGTAGGTTACAGCTATGGCGACGGCGCAGACTATGATTGGGGCGAAGACTACGCCGACTATTCGATTGGCGTCTCAACAGAGCTTGGTGGTGTGGCGCTGTCTTTAGCTTGGTTAGATACTAACTTAAGCTCAGACAATATCATCGACTCATCTGAGCCTTGGAGAAACGATGGCACAGTATTAGCGTCAGCGAGCTACGCTTTCTAA